A region of the Salifodinibacter halophilus genome:
CGGGTGGGTGTGGGTGAGGTACACCGCGTCGAGCGAGTCGGTAGTCTCGCGGACTTTCGGCACCACGTCGAAGTTCGCCCCGGCGTCCACGAGCGCGGTGGTCTCACCGTCGACGAGAAAGACGTTGCTCGTGAA
Encoded here:
- a CDS encoding MBL fold metallo-hydrolase, whose amino-acid sequence is FTSNVFLVDGETTALVDAGANFDVVPKVRETTDSLDAVYLTHTHPDHIENVDAVRGAFDVQTWGYDTGNLAVDRRIDDG